The Aedes albopictus strain Foshan chromosome 1, AalbF5, whole genome shotgun sequence genomic interval AATACATTCGAGGCCTGAAGCAATGCAGAAAGCTGAGAGAAAACTAAAATCCTCCTTCCAACCCGGACCAGATGGAATTGCTGCGTGTGTCCTGAAAAGGTGCTGTCAGCAGTTATTTCAACCTCTCCAATACTTGTTCAACCTTTCTTTGAGCAACTCTACCTTCCCTACGCGCTGGAAAGCATCGTACATGTTCCCGATACATAAGAAAAGTAGCAAACATGACGTGCGAAGTTATCGCGGAATCACATCGCTTTGTGCATGCTCCAAACCTTTTGAAATCATTGTTTCGGAGCATTAGTTTTACCAGACAAAGCATTACATTTCCACAAGCCAGCATGGACTTTTCCCTGGAAGAAGTATCTCGACGAATTTGCGTCTTTTTGTCTGCGCAACATCGGGCAGGGTCGGCAAATAGACGCCATATACACCGATCTTAAGGCAGCATTCGACAAGGTTAATCACTCCATACTGCTAGATAAGCTGAATAAACTGGGATGCTCGTCCAGCTTTGTTGCATGGCTCCGATCGTACCTCTGTGGAAGAAAATTAGCCCACTATTGTTCTCGTTGTTCATAAACGATGCCTTGTTACATATTGGGGAATGCTTTTGTCTGGGTTACGCTGACGATTTTAAGCTGTACATTGTTATCAACGGTGTTGAAGATTGTCGCAGACTCCAAACTTTGCTTGAGATGTTTGCAACTTGGTGCCAAGCAAATAAGATGGAACTCAGCATCCCCAAATGCTTCGTCATAAGCTACCACCATAAAATGAATCCGTTATTTTTCGAGTAGACGATTGGAGGCGAACTGGTACAAAGAACTGAAACGATCCGGGACTTGGGTGTAACCACCGGCTTCATGGTCGCGTTTTTTTCCgccgtcaagttcgcagattgtgaacaatcgtGGGTACCGAGgatacgtaatttatgtttaggccCTTACTGCCAGAGCTGtaagatcggtgtaacacgctaaatataatttacacaaaaggcaatttacacggaaaaaaatacacggtaatgaatatttattgggtaccggactgggcacagaaaattttatggttTTCTTTCGTacttcgaggtcttgaaattagtctatggtgtaaCTCTCGACTCAGCTCTCTCGTTCAGAAATCACCACGAAGAGATCATCGATAAGGCTCGCCGTCAAGTTGGGTTTGTCAGCAAACTGAGTAAGGAGTTCAGAGATCCGTACACGCTCAAATCTCTGTACGTAAGTCTCGTTCGGCCTCTTCTAGAAACCGCGTCGATAGTATGGGATCCCTATCACAGCACTGTGGCCTCTCGAATTGAGTCTGTTCAGAAGAGATTTGTGAGATTTGCACTGCGTAACTTGCCGTGGAATGATCCGCAGAATCTGCCACCGTATGAGAGTCGATGTCAACTAATTGGGCTGAATACGTTGACGCAAAGAAGAAAACGAGCCAAGGCTATCTTTATAGCTAAACTACTTGCTGCTGAAATTGATGCGCCAAACTTGCTGGTGCTAGTTAACATTAATGTTCCTGGCTATGCTACTCGACGACCCGAATTCTTCAGGCTGCCTTTTAGACGGTGGGATTATATTTCTCAAGAACCAATTCgagcggggggagcgacactagttttgccaagccgaaaaacccataaaaaagccgaaaaaagtcgaaaaaacccggtaaaaccagcaaaacttttgcgggttttagcgactttttttgagcttttttcagcttattttgaggttttttggcttggcaaaactagtgtcgctccccctgaatTCGAGCAATGATGGAATGTTTTAACCATGTGGTGCACTTGTATGACTTTAATGTAACGACAAATAATTTTAAGAGTAGACTTTCACGTTTTGTGTTTAACTAGTTGTAAGGATTCATTAAGACACATCAGTCGGATGAAATAAacatcaataataataataataataataataataataataataataataataataataataataataataataataataataataataataataataataataataataataaaaaattgaatacacgagatagggtgacgaagggtatcatcggcaggtttgttctcttcgtcatgacggGTTTTGGGAGTCGAATTGCctaaaatttgggcatataactcagcttggttgggaaggatttgaggccaactctgaggccaacaggtttaaaaaaaacccgcatgacgaagagagcaaaactgccgaaaatacgtaagttcccctactactaattatttcatatttgaattaaatttgtatttttgaaaattaaccgaatagtgggaagcccacgaaccagttcaaagtctgctgactcaaaaatgattccgagactcgtcacaaaacacaataattttcattatgattcacgACAACTCTCGAAAActtcccagactcaatcgaccgaAACTGTTTtatgggtatagaaactactaggccccagcaggtccaTCCTgtatatcgagcatttctgataaatcagtcatactccatctgtagcagccagTTCGCAATGaatcgttggaggcgcattaaagtgttaaaggtcatattttcattaaaaaaaattaaaatcaacatccttcactttaattccgtcgaaccctgtgatcttggccagggaggAAGCATGACAGGATTGCTGTaacaattttccaggaatttcagagtTATTCACATATTCACTTATCGATACAGTGATAAATCATCATTACTAAACCTACttaaataatatattttgtttcagTTTTCGCGGATGGTAGAGTATGTATTTCCATACTACACGCTCCTGGTGATGACCCGTTAGGTAACATAAATGAGAACAATTGAATTAATGTTTTAAGACGAATTTttataataatttttcattccaGGGTATGAACTATCTGCTGAACGTTGGAGTCCAGTCCAGAGCGTCGAAAAGATTTTGCTGAGTGTCGTTAGCATGCTAGCTGGTAAATTAGTACATATATGACTTATTGTTGAGATATCCGTTACCTTTATCATTTATTGACAGAACCGAATGACGAATCTGGAGCTAATGTCGATGCAGCCATAATGTGGCGTGAAAATAGAGAAGAATTCAACAAGATAGCTAAACGAATTGTCAGGAAAACATTAGGTTTACCGTCATAAAAATATATTCATCATATTgctaaaaagtgttatttttatttatttccgtCTTATATTTATACGTATAATGATAATAATATATTTCCGATCAAATTTTGGTACAGTTTTGTTTGTATTTTAACAATAATAGACCTACAACTTCGAAACCAAGCTTCTTGAGACATCTTTGTAACATCCATTAAACCAGGCCTGCCCAACCATTTTCAgccgcgggccactggtgaaactgTATACTAGGGTGGGTCAAGGGTTATATGGAAAAACGTGAATTTGAACGTATCTagccagatcaaggttttttcgattccatttggggtccttaacaactggccaaaatttgagaggaatcggttacgcctacgtttttcgcatcgcgattgaaatttgtatggaaattcgtatgggaaaacgtgcttttatgtatttttcctatttcatctactaatttaactcaagtcataatactaaacccgttaaagtataattcatgatataccttacaactttgccgaagacagcagggtgctaaaatgctcaca includes:
- the LOC115258266 gene encoding ubiquitin-conjugating enzyme E2 G2; this encodes MAGSALRRLMAEYRQLTLNPPEGIIAGPVSEENFFEWEALITGPEGTCFEGGVFTAKLVFPPDYPLSPPKMRFTCEMFHPNIFADGRVCISILHAPGDDPLGYELSAERWSPVQSVEKILLSVVSMLAEPNDESGANVDAAIMWRENREEFNKIAKRIVRKTLGLPS